In the Quercus lobata isolate SW786 chromosome 5, ValleyOak3.0 Primary Assembly, whole genome shotgun sequence genome, one interval contains:
- the LOC115990943 gene encoding uncharacterized protein LOC115990943, with product MQAMKEQMEVMMNALKRRVSSNLDDLVNKTESPFTASVNSFPLPQKFWMPQIESYDGVKDPLDHLETFKTLMHLQGVPNEIMCRAFPTTLKGPARVWFSRLTPNSINTFKELSALFTSHFIGEHRYKKSTACLMNIKQREDETLRAYITRFNKEALLIDEADDKILVAAFTSGLRKGKFLFSLYKNDPKTMIDDLYRATKYMNAEDALLAREERPKKRERQEDTRQDRGRKVAKTRDQRDEKRSRPPTGRFTNFTPLTAPINQVLMQIKDEGALTFPGKLKGDPNKRPRDKYCRFHRDHGHDTANYYDLKQQIEALIRQGKLQRFVSRERTDTPEEQAPRRENDHPRPPIGDIRMIVGGIAAAGSSKKARKTYLRMVHSVQLTGSVPKMPRIDNPVINFSEDDARRLHHPHDDALVVSLQIGDYNMHRVLVNNGSSTNILYYPAFQ from the coding sequence atgcaggcgatgaaggagcagatggagGTCATGATGAACGCCCTCAAGAGGCGAGTATCTTCTAATCTTGACGATTTAGTGAACAAAACCGAATCACCATTCACCGCGTCCGTCAACTCATTCCCCCTGCCACAAAAGTTCTGGATGCCGCAAATCGAAAGTTACGACGGGGTCAAGGATCCACTCGATCatctagagaccttcaagaccctgatgcaccttcagggcgTACCAAACGAGATCATGTGCAGGGCGTTCCCGACCACGCTGAAGGGGCCTGCGAGGGTCTGGTTTAGTAGGTTGACACCAAACTCTATCAATACGTTCAAGGAGTTGAGTGCCCTGTTCACCTCACACTTCATAGGCGAACATCGATACAAAAAGTCCACCGCTTGCTTAATGAACATCAAGCAACGAGAAGATGAGACGCTGCGAGCCTACATAACTCGTTTCAACAAAGAAGCCCTTTTGATCGACGAAGCTGACGATAAAATACTCGTAGCCGCATTCACTAGTGGGCTACGGAAGGGTAAGTTCTTGTTTTCCTTATACAAGAATGACCCAAAAACCATGATAGACGATCTCTACAGGGCtaccaagtacatgaatgcagaagatgcgcTGCTGGCCCGCGAAGAAAGGCCTAAGAAGAGGGAAAGGCAGGAAGACACGAGACAAGACAGGGGGCGAAAAGTTGCTAAAACCAGGGATCAACGTGATGAAAAGCGCTCCAGACCCCCCACTGGAAGGTTCACCAATTTCACCCCGTTAACCGCCCCAATCAACCAAGTAttgatgcaaatcaaagatgaaggaGCATTGACCTTCCCAGGAAAGTTGAAGGGAGACCCCAACAAAAGACCGAGAGACAAGTATTGTCGCTTTCACCGGGACCACGGGCACGACACAGCTAACTACTATGACCtaaagcagcagattgaggccctgATCAGGCAGGGGAAACTACAGAGGTTCGTCAGCAGGGAAAGAACTGATACACCGGAAGAACAGGCTCCACGAAGGGAGAACGACCACCCTAGACCACCTATAGGAGACATACGAATGATCGTAGGGGGCATAGCTGCAGCTGGATCTTCCAAGAAAGCCCGCAAAACCTACCTCAGGATGGTCCATAGCGTCCAACTCACAGGATCCGTACCAAAGATGCCGCGAATAGATAACCCCGTCATAAACTTTTCAGAGGATGATGCTCGGAGACTTCACCATCCTCATGACGACGCGCTAGTAGTCAGCCTGCAGATTGGGGATTATAATATGCACCGGGTCCTCGTCAACAACGGTAGCTCAACAAACATCCTGTACTATCCAGCATTCCAGTAG